Part of the Pangasianodon hypophthalmus isolate fPanHyp1 chromosome 9, fPanHyp1.pri, whole genome shotgun sequence genome is shown below.
CATGGGGTTTCCAGTACTGGGATTTGGGAAAATGCTGTGCTCTGAATCATATGAGCTCAGGGACTGTGTTGCTAGTTTCCTCTCTAATGTGGGATGTTTCCCAATTACACTTGGATTTAAAAATGGACTTTGGTTAGTAGATCAACATGGAGTCATGTGTGAAAATTTGTTCAAACAACTTTAAGATAGGATGTTAGGAACAGTAAGACTAGGTTTAGGGTGGGGTTCCCAAGCTCAAAGGCATTTACAGTACATGAACAGACATTTTCCCCAGACTTGAATGGGACACATAGACGTTTAAAAGTAGTGTGATTGTACACAAAATGTCAAACTTAATATCAGCCAGTCTAAGGACGTCCAGGACTGAATCTAGCCTTTAGATTATTATTAAGGTTGTTAATCTATAAGAAAGAAATGTGGTTATGAGAGTAAGGAGTGTGAGTCTGGACCCACTGATGGGTCCTGGGAGTTTAACCAATAACAACATGCTTTTTATGGGCCAGTTTGAATTATGGCTCAATAATGGATGTCTCTGGACATTTCTTCTTCAGTGCTTACAGGTTAGCGGTCATATTaagacatattaaaaaaaaaatttattgatGTTGCTTGATTCAAACAACACTGTCACAGTTAAGTTGATCTTAGCTTAATGATACCTATGGGAAATTGAACCCAGGTTGAGTAGATGGGCTTTCATTTGGTAGATTTGTAGGTTTTAATTGGATTGGGAGCATGCAATGCAAATCTGCATCTGCAACTCTGGCtggacgatgatgatgatgatgatgatgatgatgatgatgctttaaaaaagaaatggagaatTCCCCTGCCCAGAGACTTACGGTAGAAGACGTACTCTGTGCACTTGCACCACTGCCTGTCGTCCGAGTGCGCTGCGTAAAGGGGAGAGGTGAGCGCCGAGCTGCACGCCACCAGCCGGAAGCCGCTCTCCGCAAGCAGGTCAAACGCCCTCTCCGCGTGGCCGAAAGTGAGGACGAACCGGGACGTGTAGCGCTCAGGAGGCCGCTCAGGATCCCTGCTTTCCCTTAAAGCCTCTCCGAAGACTTCTTTAGCCAGGGCGACCCTTCCGCAGACGAAAAGTTTGGGCAGTCTGGTGCCTTTCACGTCTGAGACGCACGCTTCGCGCGCGGATGCGACCGTGATGAACCCGTAGCGCCTGTGGGATGACGGGTACGACCTCTGATCGCTGCCTTGAGATACATCATCTAAATCACTGTGAGGGTATTCATCATGATTTGGTCGCTTAAGGTCATCAGGGGTGAGGATCTTGACCAGCTCGGGAAGCTGGAAGTACTCAGCCTCGCGCTTGAGCCGCCCTCTTTCCGGGAAGTGATCTGGAAGGACGACGTGCTTGTCTCGCAAGTAGTCCAGCACGTATCGAAACAAAAATCCATCCCTATCAATGAAGCATCTTCCTCTCGTGTCTCGGGCCATGTCCCCTGATGGCTCCTTTTTGGATGAAAACATTTTGGCCAGTAAAGAGTTGGGCATGCTGGTGAGGGTGGCGCGCCGGGTGTAGTACACCTGGCCACCCACATTCAGCTCTATGACATCGGAAGTTTGGGTCGAGCCACTGTCTTTGGGAGCCTGATAAATCCTACAGTTTTCAGTCAGTGCCATTTTGATGCGATGTGACACGGAtcacaaagtcacaaagttTTGCTTAGTAGAGGTTTATGAAAGGCGAAGCGCAAAGCGGCGCAGTGCGAACGAGACATCACAGTAACGCCACGAGCCTGGAAACTACTAAATCCCTGCACACTCCAGGACACAATCACTCagtgcaaaacacacactcagtgcaAGGTATTTACCTGTATCTCCTTCAGCTTTTCAAAAAGTGCTGCAAAGTCCTGCTGGGAATTATACCACTCAGCCTCCAACTTGTTCCCAAAACGCGCCTTTCAGCCTACAGATTTACTGACATTTCATCTGAGAGCACATCTGCTCTAATGTGTGCTATCAGTTCCGTTAGAAAAGAGcctgtgcgcgcgcgcgtgtgtgtgtgtgtgtgtgtatgtgtgtgtgtgtgttgcagggaGCAGTTAGAAGTTGAGCTCAGTCGACTGTGCATGATCAGTGCGCTCGCCCCGGGGACTGGATGGATGATGATGTTGCTACAGCAGTGCAGGGAGGGAGACCGTTCTCAGGGAGTGAAGCCTTACATCATCTTAAAGGAGAATGACAGCGCATGCAAACAGCGCATGCGCACCCCATGAACATTAAGAGCTCGTATGTAAATGCAGGTTGTGTAAGCAAATCAAAGAGCAAATCCATTCCAAcgaatttcatattttttaaataaataaataaataacaaaatgatgcagcaggaaGTGTTGCCAActcagctccagggttccaTCCTGCGTTCGGGTGGGGTTTCACACGTTCTCCCCcagtccgtgtgggtttcctctacgttctctggtttccttccacctacCAAAAGCAGGATAGTAGGTGGAAATTAGTAAGGCtacattgcccctaggtgtgaatgagtgtatgaatctGTGTGTGCAGGCTGTCCTGCGATGAATGGGCGTCCCATCCCGGGTGGATTCCTCATGGAATAGGCtttggatccactgtgactgaagatgaatgaatgaatgtaattaaAACCCTGATCTCAAACTGCATTATTCCTCATTGTGATCATTTCTGAGTTTAGACAAATGTAATGCACAGTGACTAGCGAATTTTACAATAACGTTTTTGAGTTGGCCTTAGATATGAGTCAAGGACTGTGACACCTGCATGAACTGGGGGGAGTAGTTTGATTCACACATGCTGTCAAAATGCATCTTTGCGCCTGTCTTTCCTCCTAATATGCACTGTTTTGTAGAGGTCAGGTTGTgttctaaaatgtaaatgagaaacCAGATAAAACAGTTTGAAATCTTGTTTCTACCAGGGTAATGAAAAGCTGCAAAGTCAGCAGAGGTAttagttttaattcatttaatgctGCACATGTGGCTGTGGCTTCCAAACTcttaatgactgttttttttttttttttcgtggttgttgttgttttcaaagTAGGCATCATTTCCTATAATCTTATAGTAGTTCTTATAAATGGtgaattttccattttcttgCACTTATACATCAGCCTTTAGATAAACATTTCTTCCATAGGTGTGCCTCAGTAATAATGCTTTTTGTGTAACTGGCACATTCTCCTCACATTCTAGTagctgtcaataaaatatctgctcagaggAGAAACTCTGGGCTCTGTGGCACCTCAGGTTCTGTAATCAGGATAAACTACACCAAAACTGCTGACTATACATTTCACAAGGAACATACATTCCAAGAAAACCTTTGATTCATTCTAATCACTTAAATCGACTCATCAGCTAAATACAAAGCCTTAAatgaaaaatccaccctgagtAACTTGGCAAATTGATCTTTACAATTATCATGTGATTTtcaatgacattattattattattctgtaatcACAACTTGCTAATATTGTTACCAGTGGGGTTTAGCTCTTACTACATCTCTACATAAAGAGAGCgctgcagcagcgctttagtcttttaatctgtccagctctctcaaaaagtacactctgctcaaacagatcagcttccagagcatcaactttcatgctaatactgccgTCAGCAACATCACACTCATCATGCAGTATATTGCCAACTAGCCGAGTGGATTCTCTTGAGGAAACtgtgtcatatagctgcattgcattcagGAAGTCCAATGTCTGCTGTCTCCACTAATTCTGCATtagatttctcattaaaaaGACATCATTCCAAAATggtgaatgagaaaagaagctcttgttcTTTTGTGGGAGTTTTTTGGAGCTAACAGCGAAACCTGGCTGTTATcccttttgaatttttttgtccttttaaatGTCATCGTAACTGAACTAACAATGTCTCCCTGTGACATTACTGTGGCACACAACTGCTAACTGCTctcagaaaaaatgaaaatacagcaccaaccaacaaattaacacTAGAATTGCCAAGctcatcacaaatatttcaatataaacatatttaatgtgtttcacagTGGGGGTTTCCTTTAACAGGCCTAATCTGGTGTATTAGAAGAGATCAAACACAAATCTGTGTGTAATAGGGCTGTTACCCTCCAGGAGTCTAACACCCCAGTTAAAGTGATTCTGCAATAAGCTTTTGGCTTTGGAGCATTTCTGAGCGTTGGCTTTGAGCTTACGGTCACGCTTTCTCTGCTAATCACAGACATTGTGCTGAACGAGTGTTGCTAAGCACCGGTGACAAGACACACAGTGGGATCCAAATGGTAAAATGTACTGCAGGTTCATTTTTCTCATGacaaacatttacttttttttaatcagtcttGCAATGACTATCTGATGTCTTCCAAACTCAAACCAACGTCCGAATGCTAAAAATACACAGTCCCTGGAGAAATGAGTCATTTTGTATGTGCTGGACTTGCTTTATATCGCCACAATCAGACAATATAAGCTGAATCTTGTTTTGCTCTGCCTATGCAGTCTTCTTTCAAAGCAGAGCATTTTATAATGGCCAGTGTAAGTGCACATGAATTATTGAAGTTTGAGTGAACCTGGATGAGTTgtatcatgcaaaaaaaaacaaaagacattcATGGCTGATCTGCAGCTATTGGCATTAAAACACTTGCATAATGCAAACGCACTAGTCAGGTAACAGCCCGTGtactcttcttcctcttcctcctcctccacagaGGTTTGTATGGAGGAGGATCTGCAATCAGTGTAATTCTGATCACAGTCAATAGAAATAATTGGTATGCTCTTGTTCCGTATCGTTCTCTTTGCATATATGAGTGATTGCATGTCCAGCTCTTCACTGACATTAGAGGTTGTATGTTttcttgtggtttttttttttttccacatgcagGCATAAAACAGGCACTTCAGAGCAGGGAGCCGCTATCACCACCATGCAGCAATCCATTGACCTAGATTttctggatttcagccactctTGTAACACAGATAGTGCAGGAGCTGCTTTTTATGGATTTGGATGGTCCTGGATGTGAAGATTTTTGAAGctacacaaaaacaagacatcgTTGCAGTTTGGTTCTCATTTGCATTTGTAGCAAAATGGCTTTAAGAGAAAGAACATAGTGTAAAACTTATGATTAAACGGTAtgattaatcattttattactttGCCTTATTACCTAATTTGAAACCATGTGCCTTGTCGAATAACCTGATCTATTGAAAATATAGTAAtcgacttattattattattattattattattattattattattattattattattatatgctgTAGCCTTAGCTATTGGAGTTAGACTTAACACTGTAAGCTCTATAGCctcattacattatatataatgcGATATGCAGACAAATCCATcttctttatatattatatactgtgtatataaactatataaatagTCCAATTTTCCAGAGCTACATGACCTGCTTTGGTGCCAGTCACTGGGCTGCTAGCTAAAGCCTTCAAGCATTCAAGCCTTCAGGTGCAGGGGGAAAAATCAATAATTAATCAATGGTAGTAATTTTCTCTTGATCTATAGTTGTGCACACATGTCATCTAGTGGAAACTGAAATAAtccctccattttttttaattctgatttatttGAAAGCCTTGCACTCCTGATTAATATTTTAGAGAAAGCCTATTACACACTGttatataattaatacaaaTCTGCAGTCTTACTATATAGGCCTACatatcatataaaataaaaaccttttgaTTAAAATTCCAACTACTatgtaaaacaaagaaagagtcACAAGATGGCAGTATTCAGTAAAACGCTCAATTCCAGTTCAACCCAACAATATCGCTTTATCTGCCAAAAGCAGTAAACTTTcaatacttatttaaaaaattataatatacaagtctttttaaataaagacagcttttttgggggggggggatcacagagctccagggtccctggttccatcttgagctcgggttactctctgtgcagagtttcacatgttctgcCCGTGTCTATGCGGGCTTCCTACTGGTTCTTCCACCCAAAAACAAGCTCTGTAGGTGAATTATCCATTCTAAAATGGACTctagactgaaaaaaaatagcCTGTGAATATATAACATTCAAACTAGAATGTATGTTTGCATTAATGGTATATtgtattgcatttttaaataaatacatactggTAAGAGAAGTGGCTTTCAAAGAGTCAGAGAGCCTGTGGTTTTTGTTACATTGCTGTAAATATAATCCATCATaatcaaaattattatatttgttgCTGAGgtcttatagttattagtctGCTTGACTGCTCAATTGAATTAATTGAGACAAAAACAAGTCAGGCtataaataacaacaacttgggcctaatgtgttctgttggtggaaaattCAGGAATGAAAAGCTCCAGGGGTCCAATAAATAAGCACAGCATTAATGCGCACATGAATAATGAGCCAAATATTTAAATTGCTGGATTatgttcaaaaaataaatatgtgcttAGGGGGtatgtgaaatttattttacagttaaaggggccCCTGGATGCAAAAGGCTTAAAAATCACAGAGTAAGAATATACTAGTGTTACAATCTCTGTTTCACAGTCATACTGCAGTTTTAACTCTTTTAGTGCCATGTGTACATCACAAAATAGTCATACCCTATACCCTAAATAAAGTATCAATAACATCTAACTATTAAATCAGTCATTTAACTTCCAAGTAAATCACTAGCTAActttgctaatattttgaatgttttgtgTCAGAAGAGGCTACCTATGTTAGCTGTTTTCCTTGTCTAGGTGCAGGATGCAGTAACAGTTTAGCTCATGTTCAGACCAATCATATAGTTTTTGATGGAAAGTcagttataatttttatatataatttatattaaagtaGTTAACACCAGCTGTATGTGTGCATTTAAACTAGCAAGCTATTTGGTTTCTAGCTAGCAAATGTTAGCTTAGGCTAGCAGGGCTCCTGCATAGTTTTACCCCTGATTTAAACTTGTTGCATTTATCCTAAGATTAATATTATTGATGTTGTTAATGTTTTATCAAACTTTAGAATGGAATGTCAGTACAGAAAAAAACTAATGTAAGactgaaaattgaaaattgatttaaaaaggcAGCAGATACAAGAGCCCTTTTGCTGCGTCAGTATTTTGGCATctagttttacagtaaagttaatgatactgtattttttaaggTATTATTACAATTTAGACAGAGTGGTGGTACTGTAGGGATAATATAAGGTCCTTTGATAAACTGTGAgtactgtaaatgttttcccAGAACACCAGTTGGACTGCTGTATCAAAATGCAAGCCACATTTAAAGCATTATATTGGTTTGAACACAGTGTACTGTAGGAATCCTTTGCAGTGGAGGTGTGAGTGAGCTTGTGCATGTATAATATCATGTGACGGATCGGTGTCCTAGCTGTCTTACACTGCCCAGAGTGATGCAGTAATAGGCCCTGGGTCCATCACAGCCCAGAGTTTAATAAATTCATATGGGCAATGAATGAACGAGAAAATATGTTCCAAGTCATGTTTAAAATTtctgatttgaaatgaaaaaagctTAGACATACATAATTATCTAAATTATGTACTGTATAGCTTGGCCAGTAGGGGGACAATGCAGGCACCAACTTATGGACTGAAATCTCTGCAAAAAGAAACTACAACATTCCTTTTCAGTGTGCAAGGCTTGCTACGACAACGCTTTTAAAGGTTAAACTTATTGGATAACAACCTTTCTACATTTTATGAGGGATAACACTACAACAGTGCTCTGTAACACATGGAAAGCAGTGTTAAATGATTCATATCCTGCAAGCTCACTCATTAATCTGGCCTGGGACTGTGGTCATCAGCAGAAACATATGTGAGTGTAATCAATAATGTGATTGCTCTCTACTGAAACATTCATCATCACAGCCACCTTGTCTACAACTGTTCCTGGAGTTTGCTGGACTGCTGGGATGTAGAGTGAAATGCATTCAGGAGGTAATTAAATCACAGAACTAGGATTTGGACAATATTGAAATCTTCCAaggacaggaatatctgacaccATGTGGGGGCATTTGGCTGGTCCACatgaggaaaatgagaaaaaaaaaaaaaaaaaactgcagcttttattaaaaaaaataataataataataaaaaaaattaaaaattaaaagagcCCAAATGTTTCTTTTTGATTACTGaagttgaggttagggttagactTAGGTGTAGCATGGTattaaataactgcattaataattatgtcagtacTTAAGTTCCTCACAatgatagtaagacaaatgtgtgtgtgtgtgtgtgcatttttgtgtgtgttactttcTCATTCAACACACAACTCTAGAACAGAACATAATAATACTAGGCTATAGGCAACCAAGTGTGTAATTTGGGTACAGCAAGATAGAGCAGTGgctttgtacaaaaaaaagatatgcattttaaaatggaggggaaaaaagatatTTTCATGGCAAAGAACATTTTCAAGTGATTAAAACGCTACTTTACAAGAAAGTAATCACGATTTACAAGCAAGTTGGTACATGTTTTGCTGTAATATGACACTTTTATGACAACTGTAACTTTATtattgtcatgtgtgtgtgtatgggtgtgtgtgtgtgtgtgagtgatagcAAAGACTGAGTGCCGCATAAAAGCAGACTGTAAACCGACAGTAACTATGCCGACTTCAAAGCCTTGTGATAATTGCTCTGGGCACTCCCCTGTGTGTGACGGGGAGCAACATACTCTAATTAttcagtatatgtatatatgatatatgtattgtgattatgtgagtataTGATTGTTTTACAATTATGGTAACTGTGCCCATATACTatgtcagatttatttaaagctccagtggatttttaaattttttttttaaatcatgatgATTGACTTAGGGTATAAATACTCTGACAATCATGTAATAGTGATTTACAGTCAGCTCTCTGTCAGGAGTGTTGGGAAATGGCAGGAAATTTGTACTCATACATCATATGCCAGCTCAGATACAGCAAACATGAtctgagagagtgaaagagtccAATACTACAGTAGAAGAGGAAAAAGGATTGAGGACTGATGGAGTATTAGTGTTTTTCTTGCTGAACAGATATGTCATTTAATTGTTCTGTAATCTGGTGGGAAGCCAGCGAATGATAGTCATCCCACTTTTCCTCATTGTGGAGGATATCATAGCCCATATGTTGTATCATAAACCAATTGGGATGTTGTGTAGAAGCTGGacaggtttgtgtgtttttctgtattcTTGTATTTCAAACTCGGTTATATTTGGCTCATGAGTCATCCGTAGTgtctgtgtatatt
Proteins encoded:
- the kctd16a gene encoding BTB/POZ domain-containing protein KCTD16a, with the protein product MALTENCRIYQAPKDSGSTQTSDVIELNVGGQVYYTRRATLTSMPNSLLAKMFSSKKEPSGDMARDTRGRCFIDRDGFLFRYVLDYLRDKHVVLPDHFPERGRLKREAEYFQLPELVKILTPDDLKRPNHDEYPHSDLDDVSQGSDQRSYPSSHRRYGFITVASAREACVSDVKGTRLPKLFVCGRVALAKEVFGEALRESRDPERPPERYTSRFVLTFGHAERAFDLLAESGFRLVACSSALTSPLYAAHSDDRQWCKCTEYVFYRGPSAWSSSHCECCCKSQKSEREGESGTSFNELSTSCSETQSEASSPQETVIARPVSQQHHHIQTLERTVKKGPAQAMQTETRRRTELLRTRTTGPRDHMTPSKRKPAKEKLTPEQELQKCIQDFRRIRIPERFPDRKNTWQSDLLRKYHL